A stretch of Nitrospirota bacterium DNA encodes these proteins:
- a CDS encoding glutamate-5-semialdehyde dehydrogenase: protein MNYQEYLQPLCKSAKSASRKLAILDAPIKNNILLTVAGLLVKFEKDILQENLKDLENAREQKLEAAKIERLTLNRKRIEEMADGLKEVAALPDPVGEVLHLKKRPNGMRVGQMTVPIGVIAIIYESRPNVTIDSASLCLKSGNSVILKGGSEAIHSNQKLAELFVEALKMFNVPEGAVTFINKTDRGVTAELLKMDEEIDLVIPRGGEGLIQAVTEGSRIPVIKHDKGLCHIYVDSDANLEMALKIALNAKVQRPGTCNAMETLLIHAKAAPLLLPDLLDKLNQRGVEIRGCPETQNYGEFVKPATESDYRTEYLDLILSIKVVASLEEAMAHIEQYGSRHTESIITENYSQGVKFLNEIDASAVMINASTRLNDGYQFGLGAEIGISTSRIHARGPMGLRELTSKKFVVFGNGQIRE, encoded by the coding sequence ATGAACTATCAGGAATACCTACAACCCCTCTGCAAAAGCGCCAAATCAGCTTCCAGAAAACTGGCTATTTTAGACGCTCCGATCAAGAATAATATTTTACTCACGGTGGCAGGCCTCCTGGTCAAATTTGAAAAAGATATTCTTCAGGAAAATCTAAAAGATCTGGAAAATGCCCGGGAGCAAAAACTCGAAGCCGCCAAAATAGAACGACTGACGCTGAATCGGAAAAGAATCGAAGAAATGGCAGACGGGTTAAAGGAGGTTGCCGCATTGCCCGATCCCGTTGGGGAAGTGCTCCACCTGAAGAAGAGACCCAACGGAATGAGAGTCGGCCAGATGACGGTTCCCATCGGGGTCATTGCGATTATTTATGAATCTCGCCCGAATGTCACTATTGATTCCGCCAGTCTCTGCTTAAAATCGGGGAATAGCGTCATTCTCAAGGGGGGATCTGAAGCGATCCATTCCAATCAAAAACTGGCGGAGCTCTTTGTGGAAGCGTTAAAGATGTTTAACGTTCCGGAAGGGGCAGTCACGTTTATCAATAAAACCGACCGGGGAGTCACTGCCGAGCTTCTAAAAATGGATGAAGAAATCGATCTCGTCATACCGCGAGGAGGCGAAGGGCTTATTCAGGCCGTTACGGAAGGTTCACGTATCCCGGTCATCAAACATGATAAGGGGCTTTGCCACATTTATGTCGACTCCGACGCCAATCTCGAAATGGCGCTGAAGATAGCACTTAATGCGAAAGTTCAACGGCCCGGAACGTGTAACGCAATGGAAACGCTTCTCATTCATGCAAAAGCAGCCCCTCTTTTACTTCCCGACCTTCTCGATAAACTGAATCAGCGCGGGGTGGAAATCAGAGGCTGTCCTGAAACTCAAAATTACGGGGAATTTGTTAAACCGGCTACCGAATCGGATTATCGAACAGAATATCTTGATTTGATTCTTTCTATTAAAGTGGTGGCCTCGCTCGAAGAGGCCATGGCCCATATCGAACAGTATGGGTCCCGGCATACCGAATCGATTATTACTGAAAATTACAGCCAGGGAGTGAAATTTCTCAATGAAATCGACGCGTCCGCGGTGATGATCAATGCCTCAACTCGCCTAAACGACGGGTATCAGTTCGGACTGGGAGCAGAAATTGGAATCAGCACATCACGTATCCATGCCCGGGGTCCGATGGGGCTCCGTGAGCTCACGTCCAAGAAGTTTGTCGTTTTTGGAAACGGCCAGATTCGAGAATGA
- the proB gene encoding glutamate 5-kinase — translation MRSIKNCKRVVIKIGSRIIASRGVGLNKSRIEELAEEIARLKTGGIEVVLVSSGAILAGMEKLGLKERPKSIPLKQAAAAAGQSQLMWLYEKTFKTHRIPVAQILLTGEDLADRKRFLNSRNTFFALFDHQVIPIVNENDTVSFDEIKFGDNDHLAALVTNLIDAQLLIILTDVDGLFTADPRVDPEAKLLSEVVEITDEIERNASGSGTLEGTGGMRSKIDAAKKVGAYGVQTLLLNGTVSGNLTQAFAGKKIGTLFHLKGERLTSRKHWIAFSIKSKGEIYLDEGASTALVHRGRSLLPSGITSVEGNFMAGDAVNCLNRDGKEIAKGLVNYPAHEINQIKGIKTTDIEKVLGYKFADEVIHRNNLVLLD, via the coding sequence ATGCGATCAATCAAAAATTGCAAACGGGTCGTTATTAAGATTGGAAGCCGCATTATTGCCTCCAGAGGAGTCGGATTAAATAAGAGCCGGATCGAAGAGTTGGCTGAAGAGATTGCTCGTCTCAAGACGGGGGGGATTGAGGTGGTTCTGGTTTCATCCGGAGCGATCTTAGCCGGAATGGAAAAACTCGGTTTAAAGGAGCGGCCCAAGTCAATTCCGCTCAAACAGGCCGCCGCTGCCGCGGGACAGAGTCAGCTCATGTGGCTTTATGAAAAAACCTTTAAGACCCATAGAATCCCGGTCGCCCAGATCTTGCTGACCGGAGAAGATCTTGCCGACCGAAAAAGATTCTTGAATTCCCGGAATACCTTTTTTGCACTTTTTGATCATCAGGTCATTCCGATCGTTAATGAAAATGACACCGTCTCCTTCGACGAAATCAAGTTCGGAGACAACGACCATCTTGCCGCTCTCGTTACCAATCTGATCGATGCGCAGTTGCTGATCATTCTCACCGACGTCGATGGACTCTTTACGGCGGACCCCAGGGTAGACCCCGAGGCAAAACTCTTGTCCGAAGTAGTTGAAATAACAGATGAAATAGAAAGAAATGCGAGCGGAAGCGGTACCCTGGAAGGAACCGGCGGTATGAGGTCCAAGATTGACGCCGCAAAAAAGGTGGGGGCCTATGGCGTGCAGACCCTGCTTTTGAATGGAACTGTTTCAGGCAATTTAACACAGGCTTTCGCAGGAAAGAAAATCGGAACCCTCTTCCATCTTAAAGGAGAGAGACTGACCAGCCGAAAACACTGGATTGCTTTTTCAATCAAATCCAAAGGAGAAATTTATCTGGATGAAGGGGCTTCGACCGCCCTTGTGCATCGGGGAAGAAGTCTACTTCCCTCCGGGATTACTTCTGTCGAAGGGAATTTTATGGCTGGCGACGCTGTGAATTGTCTGAATCGGGACGGAAAAGAGATCGCAAAAGGCCTGGTCAATTACCCAGCCCATGAGATCAACCAGATTAAAGGAATCAAAACAACGGATATAGAGAAGGTATTGGGATATAAGTTTGCCGATGAGGTGATTCACCGCAATAACCTGGTTTTGCTCGATTAG
- the obgE gene encoding GTPase ObgE: MNFIDQVKIYLRAGDGGNGCTSFRREKFVPRGGPDGGDGGKGGSIVFEASPHLNTLIDLRYQQNYFVKHAEHGQGKKMYGKNSPDLVIPVPVGTTIKDFGSEEVLADLVAPGETFVGAKGGRGGKGNAHFATPTVQAPTFAEPGFPGEEKTLLLELKLLADVGLVGFPNAGKSTLISAISSAHPKIADYPFTTLTPQLGVVAWGDQKSFVVADIPGLIEGAHEGKGLGFQFLRHVERTSILLHLIDISEMTDEDPLESFQIIRNELECYHRDLTLKPFIVGASKIDIQESGEKLKKLQQFCKKNQYDFLAFSAVTHSGLEPLIQLLGSRVDQIRHSELISKA; encoded by the coding sequence ATGAATTTTATAGATCAAGTTAAAATCTATCTCAGAGCCGGAGACGGGGGTAACGGCTGTACCAGTTTTCGCCGCGAAAAATTTGTTCCCCGCGGGGGACCTGACGGAGGAGACGGAGGGAAAGGAGGAAGTATTGTCTTCGAAGCCTCTCCACATTTAAACACCCTGATTGACTTGCGATACCAGCAGAATTATTTCGTCAAACATGCGGAACATGGCCAAGGGAAAAAAATGTATGGCAAGAACAGCCCGGACCTGGTTATTCCGGTCCCGGTGGGGACGACTATCAAGGATTTTGGCTCAGAAGAAGTTCTGGCGGACCTGGTTGCCCCGGGAGAGACCTTCGTAGGTGCCAAAGGAGGTCGCGGGGGAAAAGGGAATGCACACTTTGCAACCCCAACGGTTCAGGCGCCCACTTTTGCGGAGCCCGGATTTCCGGGAGAAGAGAAAACACTTCTTCTTGAGCTCAAACTTCTTGCCGATGTCGGGCTGGTCGGGTTCCCGAATGCAGGGAAATCGACCCTGATTTCAGCGATCTCTTCAGCTCACCCTAAAATTGCAGATTACCCCTTCACCACGCTGACTCCCCAGCTCGGAGTCGTCGCCTGGGGGGATCAAAAAAGCTTTGTGGTAGCTGACATTCCCGGACTCATTGAAGGAGCGCACGAGGGAAAAGGCCTCGGGTTTCAATTTTTGCGTCATGTCGAAAGAACGTCGATTCTGCTACATTTAATTGATATTTCAGAAATGACAGACGAAGACCCTTTAGAAAGCTTTCAAATCATTCGAAACGAACTCGAGTGCTATCACCGTGATTTAACGCTTAAACCCTTTATTGTGGGGGCCTCCAAGATCGATATTCAGGAATCAGGGGAAAAACTAAAAAAGCTTCAGCAATTCTGCAAAAAGAATCAATACGATTTTCTAGCCTTTTCAGCCGTCACCCATTCAGGGCTCGAGCCACTCATTCAGCTGTTAGGAAGCCGGGTGGACCAGATCCGTCATTCAGAACTTATTTCAAAAGCATAA
- a CDS encoding GNAT family N-acetyltransferase, with translation MSRIISRLETPRLIIELNSDEDPRASLISCQGTPQKRQTPAREEALSFFSAVQTLLFYSSPHPPSNYKVVLKKSLTKIGMIGFFKWFPVERTGAIGFSLDKNFRNQGLMTEAVIAFIEAWFGQGEFHWIEGQCQPENIASKKVLINAGMTYRSTQEEPLYKGSRIYTLEVYGISKDEWLALNQP, from the coding sequence ATGTCCAGGATTATATCCAGACTGGAGACTCCTCGCCTTATTATCGAACTCAATTCGGATGAAGATCCCCGGGCGAGCCTGATTTCCTGTCAGGGGACTCCCCAAAAAAGACAAACCCCTGCGCGGGAGGAGGCACTCTCCTTTTTTTCCGCAGTGCAAACCTTATTGTTTTATTCTTCCCCGCATCCCCCTTCAAATTATAAAGTGGTCCTGAAAAAGTCACTGACCAAAATCGGGATGATTGGTTTCTTCAAATGGTTCCCGGTTGAAAGAACGGGTGCCATCGGGTTTTCCCTGGATAAGAACTTTCGAAATCAGGGCCTCATGACAGAAGCGGTCATCGCATTTATTGAAGCCTGGTTCGGCCAGGGTGAATTCCACTGGATTGAGGGGCAGTGCCAACCTGAAAACATTGCATCAAAGAAAGTCCTCATAAATGCGGGGATGACCTATCGGTCAACTCAGGAGGAGCCTCTCTACAAAGGGAGCAGGATTTACACACTGGAAGTTTATGGAATCAGCAAAGACGAGTGGCTGGCTTTAAATCAGCCATAA
- the rpmA gene encoding 50S ribosomal protein L27, translated as MAHKKGVGSSKNGRDSNSQRLGVKRFGGEWVPAGSIIVRQRGTLFHPGLNVGIGKDDTIFSKVDGHIKFEIKANKRKFISVIPAAAA; from the coding sequence ATGGCACATAAGAAGGGCGTAGGGTCTTCCAAAAACGGCCGCGATAGCAATTCTCAGCGATTAGGCGTCAAACGATTCGGTGGAGAATGGGTTCCCGCGGGCTCTATTATCGTCAGACAGAGAGGCACACTTTTTCATCCCGGTCTCAATGTCGGTATCGGGAAAGACGATACGATTTTTTCTAAAGTCGATGGCCATATCAAATTTGAAATCAAGGCCAATAAAAGAAAATTCATCTCTGTCATTCCTGCCGCAGCTGCCTAA
- the rplU gene encoding 50S ribosomal protein L21 — MSYAIIENGGKQYQVTPGKFVDLEKIEGNLGDTIELQQVALLHLDDQEIQVGTPLIKNAKVTAEIVLQDRSRKILVFKKKRRKNYRRTRGHRQSFTRVKIKEITV, encoded by the coding sequence ATGTCATATGCCATAATTGAAAATGGTGGAAAACAGTATCAGGTCACCCCAGGAAAGTTTGTCGATCTGGAAAAGATTGAAGGAAATCTCGGGGATACGATTGAGCTTCAGCAAGTTGCCTTGCTCCATCTCGATGACCAGGAAATTCAAGTGGGGACTCCCTTAATTAAGAATGCAAAAGTCACGGCTGAAATCGTTCTTCAGGACCGTAGCCGAAAAATTCTGGTTTTTAAGAAAAAACGGAGAAAGAACTACCGTAGAACCCGGGGGCACAGGCAGTCTTTTACGAGAGTTAAGATTAAAGAAATTACGGTATAG
- a CDS encoding Spx/MgsR family RNA polymerase-binding regulatory protein, translating to MLKFYHYAKCQTCVKAKRYLTGKRLPFQEIDITTSPPSVTELKMIIRQSGKTVSQFLNRSGVQYRAKNMKELIKKLSEDDIIVMLSQDGRLIKRPLVTDGKKSTVGFQEEEFSKQWR from the coding sequence ATGCTTAAGTTTTACCACTACGCCAAATGCCAAACTTGCGTTAAAGCGAAGCGATATCTGACCGGCAAGAGACTCCCGTTTCAGGAAATTGACATTACCACCTCTCCCCCTTCCGTCACGGAATTAAAAATGATAATCCGGCAGAGCGGTAAAACCGTGTCTCAATTTCTCAATCGGAGCGGAGTCCAATATCGTGCAAAAAATATGAAAGAACTGATCAAGAAGCTGTCGGAAGATGATATTATTGTGATGTTGAGCCAGGATGGTCGGCTCATAAAAAGACCCCTTGTCACGGATGGGAAAAAGAGCACCGTCGGATTTCAAGAAGAGGAGTTTTCGAAACAATGGCGCTAA
- a CDS encoding helix-turn-helix domain-containing protein: MMELNQVIFQKRIALFSLVGELHNVSEACKKIGVSRQYFYELRKDYQKQGEEALKVKDRKKPNLKNRVAPEIEKAVVSMAFQNPAYGQVRVALELNRSGVLISPGGVRSIWKRNGLENYQKRISRLKERFLIPITI, translated from the coding sequence ATGATGGAACTCAATCAGGTCATTTTTCAAAAAAGAATCGCGCTATTCAGTCTGGTCGGCGAACTTCACAATGTGTCAGAGGCTTGCAAAAAAATAGGGGTCTCCCGTCAATATTTTTACGAACTCCGTAAAGATTATCAAAAACAGGGAGAAGAAGCTTTAAAGGTGAAGGACCGAAAAAAGCCAAATTTGAAAAACAGAGTCGCTCCCGAAATCGAAAAGGCGGTCGTCTCCATGGCATTCCAGAATCCGGCTTATGGTCAGGTTCGTGTCGCTCTCGAATTGAATAGAAGTGGCGTTCTGATCTCGCCTGGAGGAGTCCGTTCGATCTGGAAACGGAACGGATTGGAAAACTATCAAAAAAGAATTTCTCGTCTGAAGGAACGCTTCCTGATTCCAATTACGATCTGA
- a CDS encoding response regulator transcription factor has product MLKKKIVVLEDEPHITELLTHLFEKEGYIVRSSSDGITGFRKIKEEKPDILVLDLMIPGMDGLEVCKKVRGDASVSSLPILMLTAKGEESNKIIGLELGADDYMSKPFSQKELLSRVKAVLRRAHPPATSGKIYHYQSVSLDTERHEVRVDQRNILLTAKEFKLLEHLIINKGRVLTREILLNSIWGYDYFGTTRTVDVHVSRLREKIPVLAPQILSINQLGYKLKDDSE; this is encoded by the coding sequence ATGTTAAAGAAAAAAATCGTTGTCCTCGAAGATGAACCTCACATTACCGAACTTTTGACACATCTATTTGAAAAAGAAGGGTATATCGTACGATCCTCTTCTGACGGAATTACTGGATTTCGAAAAATAAAAGAAGAAAAACCCGATATCCTGGTTCTGGACCTTATGATTCCGGGAATGGATGGTCTCGAGGTTTGTAAAAAGGTGAGAGGCGATGCTTCAGTGTCGTCCCTTCCTATACTCATGCTGACCGCAAAAGGGGAAGAATCCAATAAAATAATCGGACTTGAGCTTGGTGCGGATGATTATATGAGCAAACCTTTCAGTCAGAAAGAGCTCTTGAGCCGGGTTAAAGCGGTATTAAGAAGAGCCCATCCCCCGGCGACCTCTGGCAAGATCTATCATTATCAGAGTGTTTCCCTGGACACAGAACGGCATGAAGTCCGGGTCGATCAGAGAAATATTCTTCTGACCGCAAAAGAGTTTAAACTCCTCGAACACTTGATTATCAATAAAGGGAGGGTTCTCACGCGAGAGATCCTTTTGAATTCTATTTGGGGTTATGATTATTTTGGCACGACCCGCACCGTCGATGTTCATGTCAGCCGTCTCCGAGAAAAAATCCCGGTTTTGGCTCCTCAAATTTTATCGATCAATCAATTGGGTTATAAGCTAAAAGATGACTCAGAATAA
- a CDS encoding undecaprenyl-diphosphate phosphatase, producing MNPIQMLLFAILQGISELFPISSLGHGVLVPALLGWDLNRQNPDFLPFLVLLHLGTAGALFIYFWRDWKELLSAGLFPKKEQSSQSNFRLFWLLVVATLPAGVIGLLFEKKLRLLFGGFSLIVLFLMINGIILILGDRLKHQKASHRLESLSWQKAISIGLAQAVALIPGISRSGITLIAGLRSGLDYAEAAHFSFLLATPIIGAAGLLEVPKLFAESARLDLLMVLISGVVAGLFAYLSVWFLMRYFKTHEIKALRPFGFYCISFGLVALVWHYLFF from the coding sequence ATGAATCCTATTCAAATGTTACTTTTTGCTATATTACAAGGGATAAGTGAACTCTTTCCAATCAGCAGTTTGGGTCACGGCGTCCTGGTTCCGGCCCTCCTCGGATGGGATCTAAACCGGCAAAATCCTGATTTTTTGCCGTTCCTCGTCCTGCTTCACCTTGGTACGGCGGGCGCGTTATTTATCTATTTCTGGCGGGATTGGAAAGAGCTGCTTTCTGCCGGATTGTTCCCAAAGAAAGAACAATCTTCTCAATCGAATTTTCGGCTTTTCTGGCTGTTGGTCGTTGCAACCCTTCCTGCAGGGGTCATTGGCCTCCTGTTTGAGAAAAAACTAAGGCTGCTCTTTGGGGGATTTAGTCTCATTGTCCTGTTTCTCATGATCAACGGCATCATCCTGATACTTGGCGACCGATTAAAACACCAGAAGGCAAGTCATCGCTTGGAGAGTTTAAGTTGGCAAAAAGCGATTTCAATCGGTCTGGCGCAAGCAGTTGCTTTAATCCCGGGCATTTCCCGTTCGGGGATTACCCTGATTGCAGGGTTGCGGAGCGGGCTCGATTACGCTGAAGCGGCTCACTTTTCATTTCTTCTCGCCACGCCAATCATTGGGGCAGCAGGACTTCTTGAAGTTCCCAAGCTATTTGCTGAAAGTGCACGTCTCGACCTTCTAATGGTTCTGATTTCAGGTGTGGTAGCCGGTCTCTTTGCCTATTTGAGTGTTTGGTTCCTGATGCGATATTTCAAGACCCATGAAATCAAAGCTTTAAGGCCTTTCGGATTCTACTGCATCAGCTTTGGCCTTGTGGCGTTGGTCTGGCATTACCTCTTTTTTTGA
- the pstS gene encoding phosphate ABC transporter substrate-binding protein PstS yields the protein MMKFKFKLLILILSIGLISGTAGSLLAADALLINGAGATFPYPIYSKWFDEFAKKNADLHFNYQSVGSGAGIRQVSEMTVDFGATDGPMNDDQLKTSKQKLLHFPTVLGAVVPTYNIPEVNAEINFTGPVLAKIFLGQMTKWNDPEIVKTNPSLKFPEKEIVVVHRSDGSGTSYIWTDFLSKVSHDWMEKVGKATSVNWPVGLGGKGNEGVAGLVKQTPYSIGYVELIYAIQNKMEYGKVQNQAGTFVKASLASVSEAAAGASKNIPDDFRVSITDAPGPNIYPISSFTWLLIPEEIKDPKKGKAIVDFLKWMLHDGQSLTDALSYAKLPKEVVQKEEKAITKIKY from the coding sequence ATGATGAAATTCAAATTTAAGTTATTAATTCTGATTCTGTCTATCGGCTTAATTTCCGGAACAGCAGGATCACTTCTTGCTGCAGATGCCTTGTTAATTAACGGTGCAGGTGCAACCTTCCCCTATCCGATTTACTCCAAATGGTTTGATGAATTTGCAAAAAAGAATGCCGATCTCCATTTTAACTATCAGTCCGTCGGGAGCGGAGCCGGAATTCGTCAGGTGAGTGAAATGACCGTTGATTTCGGCGCAACCGATGGGCCGATGAACGATGATCAGCTTAAGACGAGCAAACAGAAACTCCTTCATTTTCCGACGGTTCTTGGCGCGGTCGTTCCCACCTATAATATTCCCGAAGTAAACGCAGAAATTAATTTTACCGGGCCGGTCCTCGCCAAGATCTTTTTGGGTCAGATGACCAAATGGAACGACCCGGAAATTGTCAAAACCAATCCGTCACTGAAATTTCCGGAAAAAGAGATTGTCGTCGTCCATCGTTCAGATGGTTCCGGGACCTCTTATATCTGGACCGATTTCTTATCTAAAGTGAGTCACGATTGGATGGAGAAGGTCGGCAAAGCGACTTCTGTGAACTGGCCGGTTGGACTTGGCGGTAAAGGGAACGAAGGGGTAGCCGGGCTCGTCAAACAGACCCCCTATTCGATTGGCTATGTCGAGCTGATTTATGCCATTCAAAATAAAATGGAGTATGGCAAAGTTCAAAATCAGGCCGGAACTTTTGTAAAAGCGTCTCTTGCCTCGGTGAGCGAAGCGGCTGCCGGGGCGTCCAAGAACATCCCGGATGATTTTCGAGTCTCCATAACCGATGCCCCGGGTCCAAATATCTATCCCATCTCATCTTTTACCTGGTTACTGATTCCTGAAGAAATTAAAGATCCGAAAAAGGGGAAAGCGATTGTCGATTTTCTGAAATGGATGCTTCATGACGGTCAGAGCCTCACGGATGCGCTCTCTTACGCGAAGCTTCCCAAGGAAGTCGTGCAAAAAGAAGAAAAGGCGATTACCAAAATTAAATATTAG
- a CDS encoding TolC family protein — MFLIVRILIIIASIMITFPARLTHGATVENGSSYTLEQCYLLALARSEIIASQIELINQAEEHILEHRASFSPTVNFSSNLTTQQTPDNPLLQSVFSANQATAQVTAKENLFNGFRDFAVVRQKTSEKEAARYAKAEAEVRLFEDTAQSFYNVLAYEHDISNFENEIAANQKRKEDLKARIRVAQARESDLVSVESAIASLEAVLSNAMGLLSVAREVFAFLTGLPNNTAVVDVEIYPQQLGEPEKWMESYERRPDIQEAKWNLNAAERGVHAAQGGYYPSVDLLADYYLTRPGLYSGINWDLQLNITLPLFSGGLIQSQVRDAESQMRQKETVLSQTKREAERDIRSAYNMLKADLIQVSKLEKAAELAQRNYELLLKDNQFGNVSNIDLLQALANAHQLKRGRDHARFNAKLDYAKLQAVSSARDLSSPRDPGVNR; from the coding sequence ATGTTTTTGATTGTCAGGATTCTTATTATTATCGCTTCAATCATGATCACGTTTCCGGCCCGCCTTACCCACGGTGCCACGGTTGAGAATGGTTCTTCTTACACTCTGGAGCAATGTTATCTTCTTGCTCTGGCACGGAGTGAAATCATCGCGTCTCAAATAGAATTGATCAATCAGGCTGAGGAACATATTCTGGAACATCGGGCCTCGTTTTCCCCAACGGTTAATTTCAGTTCAAATCTGACAACGCAGCAAACTCCCGACAATCCCCTCCTCCAGTCTGTTTTTTCAGCCAATCAGGCCACTGCGCAGGTGACTGCGAAGGAGAATCTCTTTAATGGCTTTCGGGATTTTGCGGTCGTTCGGCAAAAAACTTCTGAAAAAGAGGCCGCCCGATATGCGAAAGCCGAGGCAGAAGTCCGGCTTTTTGAAGATACGGCACAGTCTTTTTACAATGTTCTTGCTTATGAACATGATATTTCCAACTTTGAAAATGAGATTGCCGCGAATCAAAAGAGAAAGGAGGATCTGAAGGCCCGGATACGGGTCGCTCAGGCGAGGGAATCGGATCTGGTCTCGGTCGAATCCGCTATCGCCTCGCTGGAGGCGGTATTGTCGAATGCGATGGGACTTCTTTCCGTGGCCAGGGAGGTGTTTGCTTTTTTGACTGGCCTCCCCAACAATACGGCGGTTGTCGATGTTGAGATCTATCCTCAACAGTTAGGTGAACCGGAAAAATGGATGGAAAGTTATGAAAGGAGGCCCGATATTCAGGAGGCCAAATGGAATCTCAACGCTGCGGAAAGAGGCGTCCATGCCGCACAGGGAGGATATTATCCCTCGGTGGATCTCCTTGCAGATTACTACCTGACCCGCCCCGGACTCTATTCAGGGATAAACTGGGATCTACAGCTCAATATCACGCTCCCACTCTTTTCAGGAGGGCTGATTCAATCTCAGGTCAGAGATGCAGAATCTCAAATGCGCCAAAAGGAAACGGTCTTGTCGCAGACGAAAAGGGAAGCCGAACGGGACATTCGGTCAGCGTATAATATGCTGAAGGCGGATCTCATCCAGGTCTCCAAACTGGAAAAGGCCGCTGAATTGGCCCAGCGGAACTATGAACTTCTCTTGAAGGATAACCAGTTTGGTAACGTGTCCAATATCGATCTGCTTCAGGCATTGGCGAATGCCCATCAACTGAAGAGAGGGAGGGATCATGCCCGTTTCAATGCAAAATTGGATTACGCAAAACTCCAGGCTGTTTCTTCCGCCAGAGATCTTTCCAGTCCTCGAGACCCAGGAGTCAATCGATGA
- a CDS encoding efflux RND transporter periplasmic adaptor subunit, with translation MKQVIMWIQAHKIVVVLIFIAFAVWMIGLRFQKIQSDKGTYSDPVQKGTIIESVYGIGTVTANRTYQLKSGVTSIIRKLYVKEGDQVKRGNPLVAIEGTALMTAPFDGTITSLPFRNGESVFSQTVILNLVDLSDRYLVVSLEQQGAIHIRHGQKTKISFEGMRETSYEGVVESVYSKEDNFLVRINTPDLPPQILPGMTADVAIGIAEHKDVLVVPVASILTGRVQVKRNNEKPFSVQIKTGLIDGAMAELISGDIRPGDRLLILRKVAP, from the coding sequence ATGAAGCAAGTCATCATGTGGATCCAGGCCCATAAGATCGTTGTTGTTCTGATTTTCATTGCCTTCGCGGTATGGATGATCGGCTTAAGGTTTCAGAAAATCCAGAGCGATAAAGGAACCTATTCTGATCCGGTGCAGAAGGGAACGATTATTGAAAGTGTTTATGGCATCGGGACCGTAACGGCAAACAGGACCTATCAGCTGAAGTCAGGTGTGACCAGTATTATCCGGAAACTTTATGTCAAAGAAGGTGACCAGGTCAAAAGAGGAAACCCGCTGGTTGCAATCGAAGGAACCGCGCTCATGACCGCTCCATTTGACGGCACAATAACCTCTCTTCCCTTTCGAAACGGTGAATCTGTTTTTTCCCAGACTGTGATTCTCAATTTGGTCGATCTTTCGGATCGATATCTCGTCGTCTCCCTGGAACAGCAGGGGGCCATTCATATCCGGCATGGTCAGAAGACAAAAATCAGTTTCGAAGGGATGCGGGAAACCTCATATGAAGGAGTCGTGGAGTCGGTCTATTCGAAAGAAGATAACTTCCTGGTCCGGATCAATACGCCTGATCTCCCGCCACAAATCCTCCCCGGGATGACGGCAGATGTGGCGATCGGAATTGCCGAACATAAGGATGTTCTCGTGGTGCCGGTGGCCTCTATCTTAACGGGAAGGGTCCAGGTGAAGCGCAACAACGAAAAGCCCTTTTCAGTACAGATCAAAACGGGACTGATTGACGGTGCAATGGCGGAGCTCATATCGGGCGATATTCGGCCCGGAGACCGGCTACTGATCCTCCGAAAGGTGGCTCCATGA